The following proteins are encoded in a genomic region of Magallana gigas chromosome 1, xbMagGiga1.1, whole genome shotgun sequence:
- the LOC136275437 gene encoding fibrinogen-like protein A isoform X1, translated as MFLYFVVFAILWMPVTLQSVKKRSFLVTPSCDDRISNIEFVAEHQAPSRISCAAMCDINCGCFGFNSLVEKCRVHRSCDVVNMTSTEDGWKYYQIYPPPDCKGVMESGESTSGLYVIDPFGGRQRLVTVYCDMDTDNGGWTAIQRRLSGTMNFNKTWTEFKNGFGDPPNAYWIGNDVIHYLTKRLLHFLYVIFKLNNGSIFHQKYEDFSIGDESTNYTLHLGGPNTGNLGDSMIKASHSSANLYGTSFSTMDRDNDQWNSVNCAVAYKGGWWFNASHDAFLNGPWPPEDWYEPWVPTIRNGSNIAEVRMMIKPT; from the exons ATGTTTCTCTATTTTGTTGTTTTCGCCATTCTTTGGATGCCAGTAACTCTACAATCGGTTAAGAAGCGATCTTTTTTAGTGACACCGAGCTGTGACGATAGAATTTCAAACATAGAGTTTGTAGCAGAACATCAGGCTCCATCGCGCATTTCGTGCGCTGCTATGTGTGACATTAACTGTGGATGTTTTGGGTTCAACTCTCTGGTAGAAAAGTGTCGGGTCCATCGGTCATGTGACGTCGTGAACATGACCTCAACTGAAGATGGCTGGAAATATTACCAAATTTACC cACCCCCAGACTGTAAGGGTGTCATGGAGTCCGGAGAGAGCACTTCAGGATTATACGTAATTGACCCTTTTGGAGGTCGACAGCGGCTGGTCACTGTCTATTGTGATATGGATACAGACAATGGAGGCTGGACG GCCATTCAGCGCCGCCTGAGTGGTACCATGAACTTTAACAAAACTTGGACGGAATTCAAGAACGGCTTTGGCGATCCCCCAAACGCTTACTGGATTG GAAACGACGTCATTCATTATTTAACAAAGCGACTGCTGCATTTCTTGTATGTGATTTTCAAATTGAACAATGGAAGCATATTTCACCagaaatacgaagacttttccATTGGTGACGAATCTACAAACTACACGCTCCACCTGGGAGGACCAAACACCGGAAATCTAG gAGACAGTATGATCAAAGCTAGCCACTCTAGCGCCAATCTGTACGGTACGTCGTTCAGTACCATGGACCGAGACAACGATCAGTGGAACAGTGTTAACTGTGCCGTAGCATATAAGGGAGGATGGTGGTTCAATGCATCTCATGACGCCTTCCTTAACGGACCGTGGCCCCCGGAGGATTGGTACGAACCATGGGTCCCAACCATAAGAAATGGCAGCAACATAGCAGAAGTCAGAATGATGATAAAACCGACATAG
- the LOC136275437 gene encoding ryncolin-1-like isoform X2: MNRTYFNFKKMKTPPDCKGVMESGESTSGLYVIDPFGGRQRLVTVYCDMDTDNGGWTAIQRRLSGTMNFNKTWTEFKNGFGDPPNAYWIGNDVIHYLTKRLLHFLYVIFKLNNGSIFHQKYEDFSIGDESTNYTLHLGGPNTGNLGDSMIKASHSSANLYGTSFSTMDRDNDQWNSVNCAVAYKGGWWFNASHDAFLNGPWPPEDWYEPWVPTIRNGSNIAEVRMMIKPT; the protein is encoded by the exons atgaataggacttatttcaattttaagaagatGAAAA cACCCCCAGACTGTAAGGGTGTCATGGAGTCCGGAGAGAGCACTTCAGGATTATACGTAATTGACCCTTTTGGAGGTCGACAGCGGCTGGTCACTGTCTATTGTGATATGGATACAGACAATGGAGGCTGGACG GCCATTCAGCGCCGCCTGAGTGGTACCATGAACTTTAACAAAACTTGGACGGAATTCAAGAACGGCTTTGGCGATCCCCCAAACGCTTACTGGATTG GAAACGACGTCATTCATTATTTAACAAAGCGACTGCTGCATTTCTTGTATGTGATTTTCAAATTGAACAATGGAAGCATATTTCACCagaaatacgaagacttttccATTGGTGACGAATCTACAAACTACACGCTCCACCTGGGAGGACCAAACACCGGAAATCTAG gAGACAGTATGATCAAAGCTAGCCACTCTAGCGCCAATCTGTACGGTACGTCGTTCAGTACCATGGACCGAGACAACGATCAGTGGAACAGTGTTAACTGTGCCGTAGCATATAAGGGAGGATGGTGGTTCAATGCATCTCATGACGCCTTCCTTAACGGACCGTGGCCCCCGGAGGATTGGTACGAACCATGGGTCCCAACCATAAGAAATGGCAGCAACATAGCAGAAGTCAGAATGATGATAAAACCGACATAG